Genomic window (Veillonellaceae bacterium):
GGATGGTGTTGATAAATGAGAAATAGTAAAAACGAACGTCATATTCTGGCCCTCTCGGGTGGAAAAGACAGTGCTGCATTAGCAGTATATATGCGTGACAAATATCCTGAGCTTGAATTGGAATATGTTTTTACAGATAGCGGTTGCGAGCTTCCCGAAACTTATGAATATCTAGATAGGAT
Coding sequences:
- a CDS encoding phosphoadenosine phosphosulfate reductase family protein, producing MRNSKNERHILALSGGKDSAALAVYMRDKYPELELEYVFTDSGCELPETYEYLDR